The Deinococcus wulumuqiensis R12 genome has a window encoding:
- the fni gene encoding type 2 isopentenyl-diphosphate Delta-isomerase — MSRIEARKLRHIDACLLPESQYQKVKTGLEAVPWPYRALPEGNLDDIKLDTVFLGRRLQAPVLIGAMTGGAEKARFINRNLATAAKTLGLGMMLGSQRVMLEHPDTWESFNVREVAPDVLLIGNLGAAQFMLGYGADHARRAVDGVMADALAIHLNPLQEAMQRGGDTRWQGVAYRLKQVARALDFPVIVKEVGHGLDVQTLQALSDGPFAAYDVAGAGGTSWARVEQLVEHGRVRTPDLCELGVPTAQALRQARETLPQAQLIASGGIRTGLDAARALSLGAEVVAVARPLLEPALESSEAVEAWLRDFIHELRVALFVGGHKDLKALRKPG, encoded by the coding sequence ATGAGCCGCATCGAAGCGCGCAAGCTGCGCCACATCGACGCCTGTCTGCTGCCCGAAAGCCAGTACCAGAAGGTGAAAACCGGCCTGGAGGCCGTGCCCTGGCCCTACCGCGCCCTGCCGGAGGGCAATCTGGACGACATCAAGCTCGACACCGTGTTTCTGGGGCGCCGCCTCCAGGCTCCGGTCCTCATCGGCGCGATGACGGGCGGGGCCGAGAAAGCGCGTTTCATCAACCGCAACCTCGCCACCGCCGCCAAAACCCTCGGCCTGGGCATGATGCTCGGCTCTCAGCGGGTGATGCTGGAACACCCGGACACCTGGGAGTCGTTCAACGTGCGCGAGGTGGCCCCCGACGTCCTGCTCATCGGCAACCTCGGCGCGGCGCAGTTCATGCTCGGCTACGGCGCAGACCACGCCCGCCGCGCGGTGGACGGGGTCATGGCCGACGCGCTCGCCATTCACCTCAACCCCCTTCAGGAAGCCATGCAGCGCGGCGGCGACACCCGCTGGCAGGGCGTGGCGTACCGATTGAAACAGGTGGCGCGGGCGCTGGACTTCCCGGTCATTGTCAAGGAAGTCGGGCACGGGCTGGACGTTCAGACGCTGCAAGCCTTATCGGACGGCCCCTTTGCCGCCTACGACGTGGCGGGCGCGGGCGGCACCAGCTGGGCACGGGTGGAGCAACTCGTCGAACACGGGCGGGTGCGCACGCCCGACCTGTGCGAACTCGGCGTGCCCACTGCGCAGGCGCTGAGGCAAGCGCGGGAAACGCTGCCACAGGCGCAACTCATCGCCTCGGGCGGCATCCGCACCGGCCTGGACGCCGCCCGCGCCCTGTCGCTGGGGGCCGAGGTGGTGGCGGTGGCGCGGCCCCTGCTCGAACCCGCGCTGGAGAGCAGCGAAGCGGTCGAGGCGTGGCTGCGCGACTTCATTCACGAGTTGCGGGTGGCGCTGTTCGTGGGCGGTCACAAGGACTTGAAGGCGCTGCGAAAGCCGGGTTGA
- a CDS encoding DUF721 domain-containing protein has translation MTRRRSGPLDMSTLMGATLGKGKLGFGVQRARALLLWPQAVGPEIARMTRPRSVQGGTLFVEVRDSAAAHHLTMQRHHFLKRLNELLGEGQELNDLRFSVGHIRPPPDAPRAAPLPAPDRARARKLVQEVTDPDLKQAALKAAEAVTRARRWREEQGWRECPVCGEPTKAQPCRDCALTLDDPLVRRASRLLLRDPEQLGGVRERLGDSGANGARHLALRHLEDQLDVLALECARSGGDEGYVVFLKAQAEVYLCLKLGKARTSLRRPDRQHLPEKARQVLSAGTGS, from the coding sequence ATGACCCGGCGCAGAAGCGGTCCCCTCGACATGTCCACCCTGATGGGCGCGACACTGGGCAAAGGCAAACTCGGCTTCGGCGTGCAGCGGGCGCGGGCGCTGCTGCTGTGGCCGCAGGCCGTCGGCCCTGAGATTGCCCGGATGACCCGGCCCCGCTCGGTGCAGGGCGGCACGCTGTTCGTGGAAGTGCGCGACAGCGCGGCGGCGCACCACCTGACGATGCAGCGCCACCACTTCCTCAAGCGGCTCAACGAGCTGCTGGGCGAGGGGCAGGAACTGAACGACCTGCGGTTTTCGGTCGGTCACATCCGCCCCCCGCCCGACGCCCCCCGCGCCGCGCCGCTGCCCGCGCCGGACCGCGCCCGCGCCCGCAAGCTGGTGCAGGAGGTCACGGACCCGGACCTCAAACAGGCGGCCCTGAAAGCGGCGGAGGCCGTGACCCGCGCCCGGCGCTGGCGCGAGGAACAGGGCTGGCGCGAGTGCCCGGTGTGCGGCGAACCGACCAAGGCCCAGCCCTGCCGCGACTGCGCCCTGACGCTGGACGACCCGCTGGTGCGCCGGGCCTCGCGGCTGCTGCTGCGTGACCCTGAGCAGCTCGGCGGCGTGCGCGAGAGGCTGGGCGACAGCGGCGCGAACGGAGCCAGGCACCTGGCGCTGCGGCACCTCGAAGACCAGCTCGACGTGCTGGCCCTCGAATGCGCCCGCAGCGGCGGCGACGAGGGCTACGTGGTGTTTCTGAAGGCGCAGGCCGAGGTGTACCTGTGTCTCAAACTCGGCAAGGCGAGAACGTCGCTGCGCCGACCCGACCGCCAGCATCTTCCCGAAAAGGCGCGGCAGGTGCTGAGTGCGGGGACAGGGTCATGA
- the recF gene encoding DNA replication/repair protein RecF (All proteins in this family for which functions are known are DNA-binding proteins that assist the filamentation of RecA onto DNA for the initiation of recombination or recombinational repair.), whose product MGDVRLSALSTLNYRNLAPGTLDFPEGVTGIYGENGAGKTNLLEAAYLALTGQTDAPRIEQLIQAGEQEAYVRADLQQGGSLSIQEVGLGRGRRQLKVDGVRVRTGDLPRGGAVWIRPEDSELVFGPPSGRRAYLDSLLSRLSARYGEQLSRYERTVSQRNAALRGGEEWAMHVWDDVLLKLGTEIMLFRRRALTRLDELAREANAQLGSRKPLALTLTESTSPETYAADLRGRRAEELARGSTVTGPHRDDLLLTLGDFPASDYASRGEGRTVALALRRAELELLREKFGEDPVLLLDDFTAELDPHRRQYLLDLAASVPQAIVTGTELAPGAALTLRAQAGRFTPVERAEGEGSRGEGSA is encoded by the coding sequence ATGGGGGATGTGCGTCTCTCGGCCCTGTCCACCCTGAATTACCGGAATCTCGCGCCTGGGACGCTGGATTTTCCGGAAGGCGTGACCGGGATTTATGGGGAGAACGGAGCCGGCAAGACCAACCTGCTCGAGGCCGCCTACCTCGCGCTGACCGGGCAGACCGACGCGCCCCGCATCGAGCAACTGATTCAGGCGGGCGAGCAGGAAGCCTACGTGCGGGCCGACTTGCAGCAGGGCGGCAGCCTCAGCATTCAGGAAGTCGGGCTGGGGCGCGGGCGGCGGCAGCTCAAGGTGGACGGCGTGCGGGTGAGGACCGGCGACCTGCCGCGCGGCGGGGCGGTGTGGATTCGCCCGGAAGACAGCGAACTGGTGTTCGGGCCGCCCTCGGGGCGCCGGGCGTACCTCGACTCGCTGCTTTCGCGCCTGAGTGCCCGCTACGGCGAGCAACTGTCACGCTACGAGCGCACCGTGTCGCAGCGCAACGCGGCCCTGCGCGGCGGCGAGGAGTGGGCCATGCATGTCTGGGACGACGTGCTGCTCAAGCTCGGCACCGAAATCATGCTGTTTCGCCGCCGGGCGCTGACGCGGCTCGACGAACTCGCCCGCGAAGCCAACGCGCAGCTCGGCAGCCGCAAACCCCTGGCCCTGACCCTGACCGAAAGCACCTCGCCCGAAACCTACGCCGCCGACCTACGGGGCCGCCGCGCCGAGGAACTCGCACGCGGCTCCACCGTGACCGGTCCGCACCGGGACGACCTGCTGCTGACCCTGGGCGACTTTCCGGCGAGCGACTACGCCAGTCGGGGCGAAGGCCGTACGGTGGCCCTCGCGCTGCGCCGCGCCGAACTCGAACTGCTGCGCGAAAAGTTCGGCGAGGACCCGGTGCTGCTGCTCGACGACTTCACCGCCGAACTCGACCCGCACCGCCGCCAGTACCTGCTCGACCTCGCCGCCAGCGTGCCCCAGGCCATCGTGACCGGCACCGAACTCGCCCCCGGCGCGGCCCTGACCCTGCGGGCGCAGGCAGGACGGTTCACGCCGGTGGAGAGGGCAGAGGGTGAAGGGTCGAGAGGAGAGGGCAGCGCATGA